The Paenibacillus sp. YPG26 genome includes a window with the following:
- a CDS encoding TraR/DksA C4-type zinc finger protein, which translates to MSHLTKSQLSKLEHSLLEEKEGFEQHFAEEEPGAELTESLRVSTGELSAVDNHPADVGTETFERSRDMAINENLDNQLDQVNQALERIQTGEYGKCLTCGAEIPFERLEAIPYTAYCIDHTPESTVSDARPVEEQVMTLPPKGAGEHRQQNAGRFDDADAWHTVEEFGNSDSPAMAAKRDAKDYNSLTVDEDSAE; encoded by the coding sequence ATGAGCCATTTAACGAAATCACAGTTGAGCAAGCTTGAACATAGTCTCTTGGAAGAAAAAGAAGGTTTTGAGCAGCATTTCGCTGAAGAGGAGCCGGGGGCCGAGCTTACCGAATCGCTCCGGGTGTCGACGGGTGAATTAAGCGCGGTGGATAATCACCCTGCAGATGTGGGAACAGAGACCTTCGAGCGAAGCCGGGATATGGCCATTAACGAGAATCTGGATAACCAGCTTGATCAGGTTAACCAGGCTTTAGAGCGCATACAGACAGGAGAATATGGCAAATGCTTAACCTGCGGCGCAGAGATTCCTTTCGAACGCCTTGAGGCCATCCCTTATACCGCATACTGCATTGATCATACGCCTGAAAGCACAGTATCTGATGCCCGTCCGGTCGAAGAACAAGTCATGACATTGCCTCCTAAGGGGGCGGGAGAACACCGCCAGCAGAATGCCGGCCGCTTTGACGATGCGGATGCCTGGCATACGGTTGAGGAGTTCGGGAACTCGGATTCACCGGCCATGGCTGCCAAACGGGATGCCAAGGATTATAATTCACTTACGGTGGACGAGGATTCAGCGGAATAA
- a CDS encoding ABC transporter substrate-binding protein, translated as MLSGCGKTETTTANATANAGAAISLEELQKSAKGEGSVVSVGMPDSWANWKDTWNDIQTKYSLKHTDTDMSSAEEIAKFDSEKDKPTADIGDVGMAFGPVAVDKGVTQPYKTSYWDEIPEWAKDKDGHWIVGYQGTISLLTNSKKVANPPKSFDDLLNGDYKISVGDVSKAAQAQSAVLAAAIAFGGDETNIEPGIAYFEKLAKAGRLSKTELSLANLEKGEIDVAFLWDFNALGYRAQLGADQYAVSIPSEGSVVSGYATIINKYAPHPNAAKLTREYILSDEGQINLAKGFARPIRENVKLPEDVAAKLLPNEEYKTAKPIKDFKAWEETSKQIPELWQERVLVHLN; from the coding sequence ATGCTGTCCGGATGCGGGAAGACAGAGACTACAACCGCAAATGCTACGGCGAATGCAGGGGCAGCGATCAGTCTTGAGGAGCTGCAAAAAAGTGCCAAAGGGGAAGGGTCTGTCGTGAGTGTGGGGATGCCGGACTCCTGGGCCAACTGGAAGGATACATGGAATGACATTCAGACGAAATACAGTCTGAAACACACAGACACAGATATGTCGAGTGCCGAAGAGATTGCCAAATTTGATTCCGAGAAGGATAAGCCTACGGCGGATATTGGTGATGTAGGCATGGCTTTTGGTCCGGTTGCTGTAGATAAAGGTGTGACACAGCCTTACAAGACCTCTTACTGGGACGAGATTCCAGAATGGGCCAAGGATAAGGATGGCCACTGGATCGTTGGCTACCAGGGAACAATCTCGCTCCTGACTAATTCCAAGAAAGTGGCTAATCCACCGAAGAGCTTCGACGATCTGCTTAACGGGGACTATAAAATCTCCGTAGGCGATGTATCCAAAGCGGCTCAAGCCCAAAGCGCTGTATTGGCAGCAGCCATCGCATTCGGCGGCGATGAGACAAATATTGAGCCGGGTATTGCTTATTTTGAGAAGCTGGCTAAGGCAGGCCGTCTGTCCAAAACCGAGCTTTCGCTCGCCAACCTGGAGAAGGGTGAGATTGATGTCGCCTTCCTGTGGGACTTTAACGCCCTGGGTTACCGTGCGCAGCTCGGCGCGGATCAGTATGCCGTATCCATTCCGTCGGAAGGAAGCGTAGTCAGCGGCTACGCGACAATTATTAATAAATATGCGCCGCATCCGAACGCGGCCAAGCTGACTCGTGAGTATATTCTCAGCGATGAAGGGCAGATCAATCTTGCCAAAGGATTCGCCCGTCCGATTCGTGAGAATGTCAAGCTTCCGGAGGATGTTGCGGCCAAGCTTCTTCCAAATGAAGAGTACAAGACCGCGAAGCCGATCAAGGACTTCAAGGCGTGGGAAGAAACCTCCAAACAAATCCCAGAGCTGTGGCAGGAGCGTGTGCTTGTTCATTTGAACTAA
- a CDS encoding sigma-70 family RNA polymerase sigma factor has protein sequence MPERLHYLLAANYHDLNEIIQEKIYYDFYDLVYGIIVYIVKDHSAAEDIIQEAFLKVIRKKPKFENEQKMKSWIKVVTRNTAINYLRKNKHYRNHVDSDSVFINIEPHNPEPSVEQTVETKILEEAIVCYLDRLKPEYKLLIEYRWKLGLSYREIAEELDTDENVVRQRLYRARESIKKMLYKEWGEIDAKKFTKVGTRI, from the coding sequence ATGCCGGAGAGGTTGCACTATCTTCTGGCTGCCAATTATCACGATCTCAATGAGATCATTCAAGAGAAGATATATTATGATTTTTATGATCTTGTGTACGGCATCATTGTGTATATAGTGAAGGATCATTCGGCAGCAGAGGATATTATCCAGGAGGCTTTCTTGAAGGTTATCCGTAAGAAGCCCAAGTTCGAGAATGAACAGAAGATGAAGTCATGGATCAAGGTCGTAACCCGTAATACGGCAATTAATTACTTGAGAAAAAATAAACATTACCGTAACCATGTAGACTCGGACAGTGTTTTTATAAATATAGAGCCTCATAATCCCGAGCCTTCCGTAGAACAGACTGTAGAGACCAAGATTCTGGAGGAAGCAATTGTATGCTATTTAGATCGGCTTAAGCCAGAGTATAAGCTGTTAATAGAATATCGGTGGAAGCTCGGTCTCTCGTATAGAGAGATTGCAGAGGAGTTGGACACAGACGAGAATGTGGTTAGGCAGAGGCTGTATCGTGCGCGTGAAAGTATCAAGAAGATGCTGTATAAGGAGTGGGGTGAGATCGATGCGAAGAAATTCACCAAAGTGGGAACGCGAATTTGA
- a CDS encoding ABC transporter permease subunit, which translates to MLKKRVDFKLILALIPFTILIIGFELLPAISVVVESFTGTEGGFSLEHYVSAFTKMFYLQAIKNSLIISAVSSCIGIIAGLFIAYAITKVSEQTRSRVLMISNMTANFAGIPLAFAYIILLGSNGIFTILFDQWGLTIFSGFNLYSWSGLILVYVYFQIPLATLLLYPTYYGIREEWREASSLLGASTYQFWRRIALPILLPAAAGTFTILFANAMGAYATAYALLGGNYNLLAIRIGSLVAGDVFTRPQLGSALAMVLGLTMVLSLWINERMMRRVRRDLG; encoded by the coding sequence ATGTTGAAAAAGCGTGTGGACTTCAAGCTGATTCTGGCTTTGATTCCATTTACGATCCTGATTATCGGCTTCGAGCTTCTCCCTGCCATTTCCGTGGTTGTGGAAAGCTTCACAGGTACTGAAGGGGGCTTCTCCCTGGAGCATTACGTCTCCGCATTCACGAAGATGTTCTACTTGCAGGCGATCAAGAACAGTCTTATCATCTCGGCCGTCTCCAGCTGCATCGGGATTATCGCTGGTCTATTCATCGCTTACGCGATTACTAAGGTATCGGAGCAGACGCGCAGCCGTGTACTGATGATCTCCAATATGACCGCTAACTTTGCGGGTATCCCGCTGGCTTTTGCCTATATTATTCTGCTTGGAAGTAACGGGATCTTCACGATTCTATTCGATCAGTGGGGACTAACCATCTTCTCGGGATTCAATCTGTATTCCTGGTCAGGGCTGATTCTTGTGTATGTCTATTTCCAGATTCCGCTGGCCACGCTGCTTCTCTATCCTACATATTATGGCATCCGGGAAGAGTGGAGGGAGGCTTCTTCTCTCCTTGGAGCAAGCACCTATCAATTCTGGCGCCGTATCGCGCTGCCGATTCTTCTTCCTGCTGCAGCAGGCACGTTCACAATTCTGTTCGCAAATGCTATGGGTGCCTATGCAACAGCTTATGCGCTCCTTGGAGGCAACTATAATCTGCTTGCGATCCGGATTGGCTCCCTGGTAGCGGGTGATGTCTTCACCAGACCCCAGCTTGGAAGCGCGCTCGCTATGGTGCTCGGTCTTACCATGGTGCTGTCACTATGGATTAATGAGCGGATGATGCGCCGGGTTAGGAGGGACCTTGGATGA